The Moritella sp. F3 genomic sequence AAACGTAGGTCTAAATCGATTAATCGGTATCTTGCTATTAAACAATTTTAGGTTGTTATTATGAGTCAATTAAACGTCGATATCGCAGCTCAGATTGCTGCTTTAGAATCACAGCAAACCCAGCAAAAAAAACAGGTTAGTTTAGCATATGAAATCGATGCGATTCATGCCGCCACTCAACCTAAAGTAGATCCTATTGCCATATATGAAGCCAATATGCAGGCTTTTCAGGATTATATCCCTGACATTTATAACGTATTTTCGACTTACCAACCGGCTAAATTCGAATTAGCACAAGTTGATGAGTTGCTACACCTGGTTGATATTGATAATAACTTTGTGCTGGGTGAAGAATATTACCGTGATAGTTTGATTGATTTTGAACAATATCGTATTAATCCTAAAATGGCTCGTCTTGATTTTAATAAAGAGGCTGATTCAGTCGCTGACTTCATCCACGTTAAATACTTGAATCAATTAATTAGATTGTGGCGTGGTTATCACGAGAAACATAAAGAAGAGTTTATCTTACCTGAAGCAATTAATATGATGGTTTGCTTTGGCTTAGGTTTAGGTTATTTCTTGCCAGAAATGCTCAGTAAGCATAGTGTTAAACGTCTGTATATTTATGAGCCTGAAAATGATTTTTTCTACGCGAGTTTATTTACGCTTGATTGGGCGAGTGTTTTAACACAGCTTGATGAGAGCGGCGGTAGTATTCACTTCTGCCTTGGTGCGGATGAAGATGAATTTTTTACTGATATCTCTAATGAACTGATGGTTAAAGGGCGCTATGATGCGACTTTTAACTTTTGCTATCAGCATTATCAAAGTGAGCAAGTCAATAAGGCGTTAGAAAAATTCAACGCACAAAACTATCATATCGCATTTGGTCTTGGATTTTTTGATGATTCATTATTGGCGTTAGCACATCAATATCACACCTTAAATAATCATGTGCCTTTACTTGCAGAAACGGTCCCTTTACCAGAGTGTGAGGCGCTACCGGTATTTATATTAGGCAATGGCCCATCGCTGGATGAGCATATTGAATATATTATTGCGAATCGAGATAAGGTCTTACTCGCTAGCTGTGGGACAACATTGCGGGCATTACACCAATATGATATCAAACCTGATTTTCATCTGGAAATGGAACGTACTAAACAGACCTATTCAGTACTGAAAACGATCGATGATGATGAATATGTAAAATCGATACCCTTGTTGACATTAAATACCATTACCCCAGATGTAACTGATTTATTTGATCGCCAGTTAATGGGCTTGAAAGCGGTTGAACCATCAACGTATATTCTTCAGAATGAAGAGCTTGGTTTTGATAAGGATCGTTTAGCGCTATTAACATACTCGAATCCGACTGTTTCCAACCTTGCACTTTCTTACTTCACCAAGATGGGCTTTAAAAACATCTACTTATTTGGTGTGGATCTTGGCTTTAGCGGTGAAGCGCATCACAGTAAGAAAAGTATTTATTACGATAAGGCTGGTGATGATAAATTATTGTTTGATAAAAAAGCCTTATCTGGTTTTGTAGCACCTGGAAATCATATTGAAGAAGTTGAAACAACGATGATTTTCCAAATGTCAGCAAAAGGGCTCGGGGAGTTATTAACTTTTTATCCTGATGTAAATTGTTATAACTTGGGTAACGGTATCAAAATTGACAATACGATCCCTGCCTATCAAGCAGATATTAGATTACCTGATGTAACATTGGATAAAGTCGAGTTAGTTGACCGTATGTTAGCGCACTATTCTTCAGATACCCGTGATTTAGCGGTGCTGTACAGCGCCGTTTTAGAACAAAACGTATTTGCAGACTTTGTTGATGAGATGATTGCCTTAATAAAGCCGTCGGTTGAGACTCGTTATGATGCTCTGCAGCAATTACACCAACAGTTCATTTTGTTACACAGTAAATATGATACGAAGCACTCATTTTTAGTTGAGATGTTACGTGGCACTATGCAGCACTGTCATGCGATGATCATTAAAGTATTATTGTTACCAGCTGAGGCTGAAGCGGGGCTAGTATGTTATCAACAGGCTATCGATATCTTTACGGCTTACCTTGAAGAGACGAAAGATAAATACCTGCGTGAATTGTTTAAAAAGGATAATACCCAGTTAGCTAAAGACTGGAATTAAGCTGTCGTTTAAATAGGCTTAAAAAAGTGATAAGACAGCATCTTATCACTGCATCTTGTAATAGTTTAGGTATATACTCATAAGCCATTTTAATCGCTTGGCTTATGATGAAAACTTATTTTTTAATTCCTTTTCTTGCATTGTTATCAGCATTAACACCGCTTGCTGTTGATATGTATTTACCGGCAATGCCAAGTATTGCCGGTGATTTCAATGTTTCTATTGAAATCATTCAAACCACACTCAGTACTTACCTATTAGGCTTTGCCATTGGTCAACTTTTCTATGGCCCGTTAGCAGACAGCTATGGTCGTAAACCTGTGCTGATTTGCGGATT encodes the following:
- a CDS encoding 6-hydroxymethylpterin diphosphokinase MptE-like protein; protein product: MSQLNVDIAAQIAALESQQTQQKKQVSLAYEIDAIHAATQPKVDPIAIYEANMQAFQDYIPDIYNVFSTYQPAKFELAQVDELLHLVDIDNNFVLGEEYYRDSLIDFEQYRINPKMARLDFNKEADSVADFIHVKYLNQLIRLWRGYHEKHKEEFILPEAINMMVCFGLGLGYFLPEMLSKHSVKRLYIYEPENDFFYASLFTLDWASVLTQLDESGGSIHFCLGADEDEFFTDISNELMVKGRYDATFNFCYQHYQSEQVNKALEKFNAQNYHIAFGLGFFDDSLLALAHQYHTLNNHVPLLAETVPLPECEALPVFILGNGPSLDEHIEYIIANRDKVLLASCGTTLRALHQYDIKPDFHLEMERTKQTYSVLKTIDDDEYVKSIPLLTLNTITPDVTDLFDRQLMGLKAVEPSTYILQNEELGFDKDRLALLTYSNPTVSNLALSYFTKMGFKNIYLFGVDLGFSGEAHHSKKSIYYDKAGDDKLLFDKKALSGFVAPGNHIEEVETTMIFQMSAKGLGELLTFYPDVNCYNLGNGIKIDNTIPAYQADIRLPDVTLDKVELVDRMLAHYSSDTRDLAVLYSAVLEQNVFADFVDEMIALIKPSVETRYDALQQLHQQFILLHSKYDTKHSFLVEMLRGTMQHCHAMIIKVLLLPAEAEAGLVCYQQAIDIFTAYLEETKDKYLRELFKKDNTQLAKDWN